A window of the Virgibacillus pantothenticus genome harbors these coding sequences:
- a CDS encoding 50S ribosomal protein L7ae-like protein, translated as MSYEKVMQVKSRVVIGTKQTLKAMKDGDISEVFIAVDADQHMTQKVAHLAEELNIPCHHVDSKKKLGAACGIEVGAATVGIKQG; from the coding sequence ATGTCTTATGAAAAAGTAATGCAAGTGAAATCACGTGTAGTTATCGGAACAAAACAAACGCTTAAAGCCATGAAAGATGGCGATATAAGTGAAGTGTTTATTGCTGTTGATGCTGATCAACATATGACACAAAAAGTTGCACATTTAGCCGAAGAACTGAACATCCCTTGTCATCATGTCGATTCCAAAAAGAAATTGGGAGCAGCATGTGGCATCGAGGTTGGCGCAGCAACTGTTGGAATAAAACAAGGATAG
- the rpsL gene encoding 30S ribosomal protein S12, translating to MPTINQLVRKGRVSKPKKSDSPALNKGYNSFKKKFTDLNSPQKRGVCTRVGTLTPKKPNSALRKYARVRLSNNMEVTAYIPGIGHNLQEHSVVLLRGGRVKDLPGVRYHIVRGALDTAGVEGRQQGRSKYGTKKPKK from the coding sequence ATGCCAACAATTAATCAATTAGTCCGCAAAGGACGTGTGAGCAAACCAAAAAAGTCTGATTCACCAGCTCTTAATAAGGGGTACAACAGCTTTAAGAAGAAATTTACAGACCTAAATTCTCCGCAAAAACGTGGCGTATGTACACGTGTGGGAACATTAACTCCTAAGAAACCGAACTCAGCACTTCGTAAATATGCTCGTGTCCGCTTATCTAACAACATGGAAGTAACAGCATACATTCCTGGAATTGGTCATAATCTTCAGGAGCATAGTGTTGTACTGCTTCGTGGTGGTCGTGTAAAAGACTTGCCGGGTGTCCGTTATCACATTGTACGTGGAGCTTTGGATACAGCTGGAGTAGAAGGTCGTCAACAAGGCCGTTCTAAATACGGTACAAAAAAACCGAAAAAGTAA
- the rpsG gene encoding 30S ribosomal protein S7 — protein sequence MPRKGPVPKRDVLPDPLYNSKLVTRLINQIMVDGKRGKAQKILYKAFELVAERSGQNAMEVFEQAMKNVMPVLEVRARRVGGSNYQVPMEVRPERRQALGLRYIVNYSRLRGEKTMEERLANEILDASNNTGASVKRREEMHKMAEANKAFAHYRW from the coding sequence ATGCCACGTAAAGGCCCAGTACCTAAACGCGATGTCTTACCAGATCCACTTTACAACTCAAAATTAGTGACTCGTTTAATCAATCAGATTATGGTTGACGGAAAAAGAGGAAAAGCACAAAAAATTCTTTACAAAGCATTTGAATTGGTTGCTGAAAGAAGCGGACAAAACGCAATGGAAGTATTTGAGCAAGCTATGAAAAACGTTATGCCAGTCCTTGAAGTACGCGCTCGCCGTGTTGGTGGTTCCAACTACCAAGTACCAATGGAAGTACGTCCAGAACGTCGTCAGGCGTTAGGGTTACGTTATATCGTTAACTACTCTCGTTTACGCGGGGAAAAAACAATGGAAGAACGTCTTGCTAATGAAATTCTAGATGCTTCTAACAATACAGGTGCTTCTGTAAAACGACGTGAAGAAATGCATAAAATGGCAGAAGCTAACAAAGCATTTGCACATTACCGCTGGTAA
- the fusA gene encoding elongation factor G produces MAREFSLEKTRNIGIMAHIDAGKTTTTERILFYTGRIHKIGETHEGASQMDWMEQEQERGITITSAATTAQWKNHRINIIDTPGHVDFTVEVERSLRVLDGAVTVLDAQSGVEPQTETVWRQATTYGVPRIVFINKMDKVGADFLYATKTLKDRLGANAHPVQLPIGAEDKFEGIIDLIDMQAYFYEDDLGTHAETREIPAELKDKAEEWRNSLIEAVAELDEDLMMKYLEGEEITKDELKAAIRKATLDVEFYPVFCGSAFKNKGVQLMLDGVIDYLPAPTDVADIEGIIPGTEEKVTRPSTDDAPFSALAFKVMTDPYVGKLTFFRVYSGTLNSGSYVKNSVKDKRERIGRILQMHANSRQEISTVYSGEIAAAVGLKDTTTGDTLCDEKNLVILESMDFPEPVIGVAIEPKTKADQDKMGIALGKLAEEDPTFKTETNEETGQTIISGMGELHLDVIVDRLKREFKVEANVGAPQVAYRETFRSAAEVEGKFVRQSGGRGQYGHVWIKFEPNEEGAGFEFVNNIVGGVVPREYIPSIQAGIEEAMENGVLAGYPLIDIKATLYDGSYHDVDSNEMAFKVAASMALKAAKNKCNPVLLEPIAKVEIVIPEEYMGDIMGDITSRRGRVEGMDARGPAQVVKGFVPLSEMFGYATALRSNTQGRGTFTMYFDHYEEVPKSIAEEIIKKNAGE; encoded by the coding sequence ATGGCTAGAGAGTTCTCCTTGGAAAAGACGCGAAATATTGGTATTATGGCACACATTGATGCAGGTAAAACCACTACTACCGAGCGTATTCTTTTCTATACAGGACGTATTCATAAGATTGGTGAAACGCATGAAGGTGCTTCACAGATGGACTGGATGGAGCAGGAACAGGAGCGAGGAATCACGATTACTTCCGCCGCAACAACCGCTCAGTGGAAAAACCATCGAATTAACATTATTGATACACCTGGACACGTAGACTTCACCGTTGAAGTTGAACGTTCATTACGTGTCTTGGACGGAGCAGTAACCGTTCTTGATGCACAATCAGGTGTAGAACCACAAACCGAAACAGTATGGCGTCAAGCAACAACTTATGGTGTTCCGCGTATTGTTTTTATTAACAAGATGGATAAAGTCGGTGCAGATTTCCTTTACGCTACAAAAACATTAAAAGACCGTCTAGGTGCGAACGCACATCCGGTTCAGCTTCCGATAGGTGCAGAGGATAAATTTGAAGGAATAATCGATCTCATTGACATGCAAGCATACTTCTATGAAGATGATCTTGGTACACATGCTGAAACTCGTGAAATTCCTGCTGAATTAAAAGACAAAGCTGAAGAGTGGCGTAATAGCTTGATTGAAGCTGTTGCTGAACTTGATGAAGATTTGATGATGAAGTACCTTGAAGGTGAAGAAATCACAAAAGATGAGCTGAAAGCCGCTATTCGTAAAGCTACATTAGATGTTGAATTCTACCCTGTATTTTGTGGATCAGCTTTCAAAAACAAGGGTGTACAATTAATGCTTGATGGGGTTATTGACTACCTTCCAGCACCTACGGATGTTGCTGATATTGAAGGGATTATTCCTGGAACAGAAGAAAAAGTTACTCGCCCATCTACGGATGATGCACCATTTTCTGCATTAGCATTTAAAGTAATGACAGATCCATACGTTGGTAAACTTACTTTCTTCCGAGTTTATTCAGGAACTTTAAATTCAGGTTCTTATGTGAAAAACTCTGTGAAAGATAAGCGTGAGCGTATTGGACGTATCCTACAAATGCATGCGAATTCGAGACAAGAAATTTCAACCGTATATTCTGGAGAAATTGCTGCTGCTGTTGGTTTGAAAGATACAACTACTGGTGATACACTTTGTGATGAAAAGAATCTGGTTATTCTTGAGTCCATGGACTTCCCAGAACCGGTAATTGGGGTTGCAATTGAACCAAAAACAAAGGCAGACCAAGATAAAATGGGGATTGCTTTAGGTAAATTAGCTGAAGAGGATCCAACATTTAAAACAGAAACAAACGAAGAGACTGGTCAAACGATTATTTCTGGTATGGGTGAGCTTCATTTAGACGTTATCGTTGACCGCTTAAAGCGTGAATTCAAAGTAGAAGCAAACGTTGGTGCGCCACAGGTTGCTTATCGAGAAACATTCCGTTCCGCTGCTGAAGTAGAAGGAAAGTTTGTTCGTCAATCTGGTGGACGCGGACAATATGGGCACGTTTGGATTAAGTTTGAACCAAATGAAGAAGGAGCAGGCTTTGAATTCGTCAATAATATTGTTGGTGGGGTTGTACCACGCGAATACATTCCATCTATTCAAGCTGGTATTGAAGAAGCAATGGAAAATGGGGTATTGGCTGGCTATCCACTAATTGATATTAAAGCGACGTTATACGATGGAAGCTATCACGATGTTGACTCCAACGAGATGGCATTTAAAGTAGCGGCATCCATGGCGCTAAAAGCTGCGAAAAATAAATGTAACCCAGTTCTTCTTGAACCAATTGCTAAAGTTGAAATTGTTATTCCAGAAGAATATATGGGAGATATTATGGGTGACATAACTTCTCGTCGTGGACGTGTAGAAGGTATGGACGCTCGTGGTCCTGCACAAGTTGTAAAGGGATTTGTCCCGCTTTCTGAAATGTTTGGTTATGCTACAGCATTACGTTCTAACACACAAGGTCGCGGTACCTTCACTATGTACTTCGATCATTATGAAGAAGTACCAAAGAGTATTGCAGAAGAAATTATTAAGAAAAATGCTGGCGAATAA
- the tuf gene encoding elongation factor Tu yields the protein MAKEKFDRSKSHVNVGTIGHVDHGKTTLTAAITIVMHKKSGKGTQMAYDQIDNAPEEKERGITIATSHVEYETDTRHYAHVDCPGHADYVKNMITGAAQMDGAILVVSAADGPMPQTREHILLSRNVGVPSIVVFLNKVDMVDDEELLELVEMEVRDLLTEYDFPGDDVPVIAGSALKAIEGVPEYEEKIVELMNAVDEYIPTPERDKDKPFMMPVEDVFSITGRGTVATGRVERGEVRVGDEVEIIGLNEAAQKTTVTGVEMFRKLLDYAEAGDNIGALLRGVAREDINRGQVLAKPGSITPHTKFKSEVYVLSKEEGGRHTPFFANYRPQFYFRTTDVTGVIQLPEGTEMVMPGDNVEMTVELISPIAIEDGTRFSIREGGRTVGSGVVTEIVE from the coding sequence ATGGCTAAAGAAAAGTTCGATCGCTCGAAAAGTCACGTAAACGTTGGTACAATTGGACACGTTGACCACGGTAAAACTACGTTAACTGCTGCAATTACAATTGTAATGCATAAAAAATCTGGTAAAGGTACGCAAATGGCTTATGACCAAATCGACAACGCACCAGAAGAAAAAGAGCGTGGAATTACTATCGCAACTTCTCACGTAGAATACGAAACAGATACTCGTCACTATGCGCACGTTGACTGCCCAGGTCACGCAGACTATGTTAAAAACATGATCACTGGTGCTGCACAAATGGACGGAGCAATTCTTGTTGTATCTGCTGCTGATGGTCCAATGCCACAAACTCGTGAGCACATTCTACTATCTCGTAACGTTGGAGTACCTTCTATTGTAGTATTCCTAAACAAAGTGGATATGGTAGATGACGAAGAACTACTTGAACTAGTTGAAATGGAAGTACGTGATCTATTAACTGAATATGACTTCCCAGGCGATGATGTTCCAGTAATTGCTGGTTCTGCTTTGAAAGCAATTGAAGGAGTACCAGAATACGAAGAAAAAATCGTTGAGCTAATGAACGCTGTTGATGAGTACATTCCAACTCCAGAGCGTGATAAAGACAAGCCATTCATGATGCCTGTAGAGGACGTGTTCTCTATTACAGGTCGTGGTACAGTTGCAACTGGTCGTGTTGAGCGTGGAGAAGTTCGCGTTGGTGACGAAGTTGAAATCATCGGTTTGAACGAAGCAGCTCAAAAAACGACTGTAACAGGAGTAGAAATGTTCCGTAAGCTTCTTGACTATGCTGAAGCTGGTGACAACATTGGTGCACTACTTCGTGGTGTGGCTCGTGAAGATATCAACCGTGGTCAAGTATTGGCTAAGCCTGGTTCAATCACTCCACATACAAAATTCAAATCAGAAGTGTATGTACTATCTAAAGAAGAAGGTGGACGTCACACTCCATTCTTTGCAAACTATCGCCCACAGTTTTACTTCCGTACAACGGACGTAACTGGTGTTATCCAACTTCCAGAAGGAACAGAAATGGTAATGCCTGGCGATAACGTAGAAATGACAGTAGAACTTATTTCCCCAATCGCAATTGAAGACGGAACTCGTTTCTCTATTCGCGAAGGCGGACGTACAGTAGGTTCTGGCGTTGTTACAGAAATCGTTGAATAA
- the rpsJ gene encoding 30S ribosomal protein S10 has product MAKEKIRIRLKAYDHRILDQSAEKIVETAKRSGANVSGPIPLPTEKSVYTVLRAVHKYKDSREQFEMRTHKRLIDIVSPTPQTVDSLMRLDLPSGVDIEIKL; this is encoded by the coding sequence ATGGCAAAAGAAAAGATTAGAATCCGTTTGAAAGCTTATGATCACCGTATTTTAGATCAATCAGCTGAGAAAATTGTCGAGACCGCGAAACGCTCTGGTGCTAATGTATCGGGTCCAATCCCGCTACCTACTGAAAAATCAGTATACACAGTATTGCGTGCGGTTCATAAATACAAGGATTCACGCGAGCAATTCGAGATGCGTACACATAAACGTTTAATCGATATTGTTAGTCCTACACCACAGACTGTAGATTCACTAATGCGTTTAGACTTACCATCTGGTGTAGATATTGAAATCAAACTATAA
- the rplC gene encoding 50S ribosomal protein L3 yields the protein MTKGILGRKIGMTQLFSETGELMPVTVIEAEPNVVLQKRTLENDGYEAIQLGVVDVKESRTNKAEKGHAEKANTTPKRYVREIRNAKLDEYEVGQEVSVNVFAAGDKIDVTGTTKGKGFQGSIKRHNQQRGPETHGSHYHRGPGSLGAVDPMRVFKGRPLPGRMGGEQVTIQNLEVVKVDEERNLLLVKGNVPGAKKSFVKITSAIKAN from the coding sequence ATGACGAAAGGAATCTTAGGTCGTAAAATCGGCATGACTCAGCTTTTCTCTGAAACAGGAGAATTGATGCCTGTAACTGTAATTGAGGCTGAGCCAAACGTCGTATTACAAAAGAGAACATTAGAAAATGATGGTTACGAAGCAATCCAGCTTGGTGTTGTTGACGTAAAGGAATCACGTACGAATAAAGCGGAAAAAGGTCATGCTGAAAAAGCAAACACAACCCCTAAGCGCTACGTTCGTGAAATCCGTAACGCGAAGCTTGACGAATATGAAGTTGGTCAAGAAGTTAGTGTGAATGTATTCGCAGCTGGCGATAAAATTGATGTAACAGGAACTACAAAAGGGAAAGGATTCCAAGGTTCCATTAAACGCCACAATCAACAACGTGGTCCGGAAACTCACGGTTCCCACTATCACAGAGGTCCGGGTTCGCTAGGTGCAGTCGACCCAATGCGTGTATTCAAAGGAAGACCACTTCCAGGTCGTATGGGTGGAGAGCAAGTAACTATTCAAAACCTTGAAGTAGTGAAAGTAGACGAAGAGCGCAATTTACTACTAGTAAAAGGTAACGTTCCAGGTGCAAAGAAATCATTCGTAAAAATCACGAGTGCAATCAAGGCTAACTAA
- the rplD gene encoding 50S ribosomal protein L4: MPKVALLKQDGAQAGELELNDSVFGIEPNTHVLHEAVVMQRASMRQGTHAVKNRSEVRGGGRKPWRQKGTGRARQGSIRSPQWVGGGTVFGPTPRSYSYKLPKKVRRLALKSALSSKTKENNLVVLESLSFDEPKTKEAVKMLTALNVDTKALIVVAEKEENVVRSMNNLPTVTVLTVEEMNVLDLLGHDKLILTKEAAEKAGEVLA; encoded by the coding sequence ATGCCTAAAGTAGCACTACTAAAACAAGATGGAGCTCAAGCTGGTGAGTTGGAATTAAATGATTCCGTATTTGGCATCGAACCAAATACGCATGTATTACATGAAGCAGTAGTCATGCAACGTGCATCTATGCGTCAAGGTACGCATGCGGTGAAAAACCGTTCTGAAGTACGTGGCGGTGGTCGTAAACCATGGCGTCAAAAAGGAACTGGTCGTGCACGTCAAGGTTCTATTCGTTCCCCGCAATGGGTTGGCGGAGGTACCGTATTTGGCCCAACACCACGTAGCTACAGCTATAAATTACCAAAGAAAGTACGTCGTTTAGCACTTAAATCTGCACTTTCTTCAAAGACAAAAGAAAATAACCTTGTTGTTTTAGAAAGTCTCAGTTTTGATGAGCCTAAAACGAAGGAAGCAGTTAAAATGTTAACAGCATTAAATGTAGACACAAAAGCATTAATCGTAGTGGCTGAAAAAGAAGAGAACGTTGTTCGTTCTATGAATAACCTTCCAACTGTAACAGTTTTAACAGTGGAAGAGATGAATGTATTAGACTTGCTTGGCCATGACAAGCTGATCTTAACAAAAGAGGCAGCTGAAAAAGCAGGGGAGGTGCTTGCATAA
- the rplW gene encoding 50S ribosomal protein L23, translated as MKDPRDIIKRPVITEHSADLMAEKKYTFEVTPKANKTEIKDAVEQVFGVKVVKVNTMNVKGKFKRMGRYGGYRSDRKKAVVQLSEDSKELDFFEA; from the coding sequence ATGAAAGATCCACGTGATATTATAAAGCGCCCTGTCATTACAGAACATTCAGCTGATTTAATGGCAGAAAAAAAATATACTTTTGAAGTAACTCCTAAAGCGAATAAAACAGAAATAAAAGATGCTGTTGAACAAGTATTTGGAGTGAAAGTGGTAAAAGTGAACACCATGAATGTAAAAGGAAAGTTTAAGCGTATGGGTCGTTACGGTGGATACCGTTCAGACCGCAAAAAAGCTGTTGTTCAGCTTTCGGAAGACAGTAAAGAATTAGATTTCTTTGAAGCATAA
- the rplB gene encoding 50S ribosomal protein L2 produces the protein MAIKKFRPTSNGRRNMSVSDFAEITTDTPEKSLLAPLHKRGGRNHQGKLTVRHQGGGHKRQYRIIDFKRDKDGIPGRVATIEYDPNRSANIALINYADGEKRYIIAPKGLKVGQEIVSGADADIKLGNALPLVNIPVGTVIHNIELKPGRGGQLARSAGAEAQVLGRDGKYTLVRLASGEVRLILSTCRATVGQVGNIEHELIRVGKAGRSRWLGIRPTVRGSVMNPNDHPHGGGEGRAPIGRKSPMSPWGKPTLGYKTRQRNKPSDKYIVRKRKK, from the coding sequence ATGGCGATTAAAAAATTCAGACCAACGTCCAACGGTAGACGTAATATGTCCGTATCTGATTTTGCAGAAATCACTACAGATACGCCTGAAAAATCCCTTTTAGCTCCACTGCACAAACGTGGTGGTCGTAACCATCAAGGGAAATTAACTGTTCGTCATCAAGGTGGCGGTCACAAGCGTCAATACCGTATCATCGATTTCAAACGGGATAAAGATGGTATACCTGGACGCGTTGCTACTATTGAATATGATCCAAACCGTTCAGCAAACATTGCTTTAATTAACTATGCTGACGGAGAAAAGCGTTATATTATAGCTCCAAAAGGCTTGAAAGTAGGTCAGGAAATTGTTTCTGGAGCAGATGCAGATATTAAATTAGGTAATGCATTGCCTTTAGTAAACATTCCTGTAGGTACAGTTATTCACAACATCGAGTTGAAGCCTGGACGCGGAGGACAACTTGCACGCTCAGCTGGTGCAGAAGCACAGGTTCTCGGTCGTGATGGAAAGTATACTCTAGTCCGTTTAGCTTCTGGTGAAGTTCGTTTGATTCTATCAACTTGCCGTGCAACAGTAGGTCAAGTAGGTAATATTGAACATGAACTTATCCGTGTAGGTAAAGCTGGACGCTCTCGTTGGTTAGGCATTCGTCCAACTGTCCGCGGATCTGTTATGAACCCGAATGATCACCCACACGGTGGTGGTGAAGGACGCGCGCCAATCGGCCGTAAGTCACCAATGTCACCTTGGGGTAAACCAACACTTGGTTACAAGACACGTCAACGTAACAAGCCATCTGATAAATATATCGTTCGTAAACGTAAAAAATAA
- the rpsS gene encoding 30S ribosomal protein S19 has protein sequence MGRSLKKGPFADDHLMKKVEVLNESDKKQVIKTWSRRSTIFPNFVGHTIAVYDGRKHVPVYVTEDMVGHKLGEFAPTRTFKGHSGDDKKTKR, from the coding sequence ATGGGTCGCAGTTTGAAAAAAGGACCTTTTGCAGATGACCATCTGATGAAAAAAGTCGAAGTACTAAACGAAAGTGATAAAAAGCAGGTAATTAAAACCTGGTCACGTCGTTCAACTATTTTCCCTAATTTTGTAGGTCATACCATAGCGGTATATGACGGACGCAAGCATGTACCTGTCTATGTTACAGAAGATATGGTCGGTCATAAATTAGGAGAATTTGCGCCAACACGTACCTTTAAAGGGCATAGTGGCGATGATAAGAAAACAAAACGCTAA
- the rplV gene encoding 50S ribosomal protein L22: MQAKAVAKSVRIAPRKVRLVVDLIRGKNVGEAIAILRHTQRGASPVVEKVLNSAIANAEHNYEMDTDNLVVSEAYVNEGVTLKRFRPRAQGRASRINKRTSHITVVVTEKKEG; the protein is encoded by the coding sequence ATGCAAGCTAAAGCCGTTGCAAAATCGGTTCGTATTGCTCCTCGTAAAGTACGTTTAGTCGTTGATCTGATTCGAGGAAAAAATGTGGGTGAAGCAATTGCGATTTTACGCCATACACAGCGCGGTGCTTCTCCAGTCGTAGAAAAAGTGTTAAACTCTGCAATTGCAAACGCAGAGCACAATTATGAAATGGACACAGATAATCTGGTTGTTTCGGAAGCTTATGTAAACGAAGGCGTTACTTTGAAACGTTTCCGTCCACGTGCACAAGGTCGTGCAAGCAGAATTAACAAACGCACAAGCCATATTACAGTAGTGGTAACAGAAAAGAAGGAGGGTTAG
- the rpsC gene encoding 30S ribosomal protein S3: protein MGQKVNPTGLRVGIIKDWESKWYAGKDYADLLHEDIKIREYLENRLKIAAVSSIDIERAANRVNITIHTGKPGMVIGKGGSEVESLRKALNSLTGKRVHINIVEIKKVDLDATLVAENIARQLENRISFRRAQKQAIQRAMRAGAKGIKTQVSGRLGGADIARAEHYSEGTVPLHTLRADIDYGTAEADTTYGKLGVKVWVYRGEVLPTKTNK, encoded by the coding sequence GTGGGTCAAAAAGTAAATCCAACCGGTCTTCGTGTCGGCATCATTAAAGACTGGGAGTCGAAATGGTATGCTGGCAAGGACTATGCAGACTTATTACATGAAGACATTAAGATTAGAGAATATCTGGAAAACCGCTTGAAGATAGCTGCTGTTTCCTCGATTGATATTGAACGTGCAGCAAATCGAGTGAACATTACGATTCACACTGGAAAACCAGGTATGGTTATCGGTAAAGGCGGTTCCGAAGTAGAATCACTACGCAAAGCTTTGAACAGTTTAACTGGCAAGCGAGTTCACATTAATATCGTAGAAATTAAAAAAGTAGATCTTGATGCAACATTAGTTGCTGAAAATATTGCGCGTCAATTAGAAAACCGTATTTCATTCCGTCGTGCACAGAAGCAAGCAATTCAACGTGCTATGCGTGCAGGTGCAAAAGGAATTAAAACACAAGTATCCGGACGTCTTGGCGGCGCAGACATCGCTCGTGCGGAACACTACAGCGAAGGGACCGTACCACTACACACGCTACGTGCTGATATCGATTATGGCACAGCAGAAGCAGACACTACGTATGGTAAGTTAGGTGTCAAAGTGTGGGTATATCGTGGAGAAGTCCTTCCAACTAAAACAAACAAATAA
- the rplP gene encoding 50S ribosomal protein L16 produces the protein MLMPKRVKYRRQHRGKMRGQAKGGTTVAFGEYGLQAVEPSWITSRQIEAARIAMTRYMKRGGKVWIKIFPDKPYTAKPLEVRMGSGKGAPEGWVAVVKPGKIMFEIAGVSEEVAREALRLASHKLPIKTKFVKREEIGGESNEG, from the coding sequence ATGTTAATGCCTAAACGTGTGAAATATCGTAGACAACATCGTGGTAAAATGAGAGGCCAAGCCAAAGGTGGCACAACTGTAGCTTTCGGTGAATATGGTCTGCAAGCAGTAGAACCGTCATGGATTACTAGCCGTCAGATTGAGGCTGCTCGTATTGCAATGACTCGTTACATGAAGCGTGGCGGTAAAGTTTGGATTAAAATCTTCCCTGACAAACCATATACTGCAAAACCCCTAGAAGTTCGAATGGGTTCCGGTAAAGGTGCTCCAGAAGGATGGGTAGCAGTAGTTAAGCCAGGGAAAATTATGTTTGAGATCGCAGGAGTATCAGAAGAGGTTGCTCGTGAAGCACTACGTCTTGCTTCTCATAAACTTCCGATTAAAACTAAATTTGTAAAACGTGAAGAAATTGGTGGTGAAAGCAATGAAGGCTAA
- the rpmC gene encoding 50S ribosomal protein L29, which produces MKANEIRELTTAEIEQKVKGLKEELFNLRFQLATGQLENTARIREVRKSIARMKTVVRQRELSVNN; this is translated from the coding sequence ATGAAGGCTAATGAGATTAGAGAACTAACCACTGCCGAAATTGAACAAAAAGTAAAAGGTTTGAAAGAAGAACTATTCAACTTACGCTTCCAGCTTGCAACTGGTCAATTAGAAAACACTGCACGTATTCGTGAAGTAAGAAAATCAATTGCACGGATGAAAACCGTTGTTCGTCAACGTGAGCTTAGCGTAAATAACTAG
- the rpsQ gene encoding 30S ribosomal protein S17: protein MTERNDRKVYTGRVVSDKMDKTISVLVETYKFHKLYGKRVKYSKKFKAHDENNQAKVGDIVSIMETRPLSATKHFRLVEIVEEAVII, encoded by the coding sequence ATGACTGAACGCAATGATCGTAAAGTATACACTGGTCGTGTGGTTTCCGATAAAATGGATAAAACCATTTCCGTTCTAGTGGAAACATATAAATTCCATAAGCTATATGGAAAACGTGTTAAATACTCAAAGAAATTTAAAGCACATGATGAGAATAACCAAGCAAAAGTTGGCGATATCGTAAGCATCATGGAAACTCGTCCGCTTTCAGCTACAAAACATTTCCGCCTAGTTGAGATTGTTGAAGAAGCGGTAATTATATAA
- the rplN gene encoding 50S ribosomal protein L14, producing the protein MIQQETRLKVADNSGARELLTIKVLGGSGRKTANIGDVVVCSVKEATPGGVVKKGDVVRAVIVRSKSGARRKDGSYIRFDENAAVIVRDDKSPRGTRIFGPVARELRDAKFMKIVSLAPEVL; encoded by the coding sequence ATGATTCAACAGGAAACTCGTTTAAAAGTTGCAGATAACTCTGGTGCACGTGAATTATTAACCATCAAAGTATTGGGCGGATCTGGACGAAAAACCGCTAATATTGGTGACGTTGTTGTTTGTTCGGTAAAAGAAGCAACACCAGGCGGCGTTGTCAAAAAAGGTGATGTAGTAAGAGCAGTTATTGTACGTTCGAAATCTGGTGCACGCCGTAAAGATGGATCATATATTCGTTTTGATGAAAATGCAGCGGTAATTGTTCGTGATGATAAAAGTCCAAGAGGAACTCGTATTTTTGGACCAGTTGCACGTGAATTACGTGATGCAAAGTTCATGAAAATCGTATCTCTTGCTCCAGAAGTATTATAA
- the rplX gene encoding 50S ribosomal protein L24 — protein MHVKKGDKVKVISGKDRGKEGTILEAYPKKDRVLVEGINMVKKHAKPSQENPQGGILNQEAPIHVSNVMPIDRKSGEPTRVGYEVRDGKKVRIAKKSGEALDK, from the coding sequence ATGCATGTAAAAAAAGGTGATAAAGTAAAAGTCATTTCCGGCAAAGACCGTGGAAAAGAAGGCACGATCTTAGAAGCATACCCGAAAAAAGACCGAGTGCTCGTCGAAGGAATTAACATGGTTAAAAAACATGCCAAACCTTCCCAAGAAAACCCACAAGGGGGAATTCTTAACCAGGAAGCACCGATTCATGTTTCTAACGTGATGCCAATAGATCGTAAATCCGGAGAGCCAACCCGTGTTGGTTACGAAGTACGTGATGGAAAGAAAGTCCGTATCGCTAAAAAATCCGGTGAAGCGTTAGATAAATAG